Proteins encoded within one genomic window of Acinetobacter sp. YWS30-1:
- a CDS encoding acyl-CoA thioesterase: MSELQQYPVIYSQTVAWGDMDAFGHVNNAMYYRYIESARLAYLGKLNIFDEDILTVVASNQCRYLKPVVYPDQLKVAARIDEIRNSAVRMHYLLWSEQQQSIVATSEAVIVCLNKNMQKTEIPEHIREKIKSLELTVQHEI; the protein is encoded by the coding sequence ATGTCAGAATTACAACAATATCCGGTGATTTATTCGCAAACTGTTGCATGGGGAGACATGGATGCGTTTGGGCATGTTAATAATGCCATGTATTACCGTTATATAGAAAGTGCCCGTTTGGCTTATTTGGGTAAATTAAATATTTTTGATGAAGATATTTTAACAGTAGTGGCTTCAAATCAATGCCGTTATTTAAAACCTGTGGTTTATCCAGATCAATTAAAAGTGGCGGCACGAATTGATGAAATTCGGAATAGTGCAGTCAGAATGCATTATTTATTATGGAGTGAACAGCAGCAAAGTATCGTAGCTACTTCCGAAGCAGTAATTGTATGTTTAAATAAAAATATGCAGAAAACTGAAATACCTGAACATATTCGAGAAAAAATAAAATCGCTAGAATTAACTGTACAACATGAAATTTAA
- a CDS encoding H-NS family nucleoid-associated regulatory protein, whose amino-acid sequence MMPDITNLSVEELKRLQAEAESLIALKKDQEIEDAYHQVLDIADKVGLTIEQLLEFGASKRKKTARKSVEPRYRSKSNPEDTWTGRGKQPRWLVAELEKGAKLEDFVI is encoded by the coding sequence ATGATGCCAGACATTACAAATTTATCAGTTGAAGAGTTAAAACGTTTACAAGCAGAAGCTGAGTCTTTAATTGCTTTGAAAAAAGATCAGGAAATTGAAGATGCTTATCATCAGGTATTGGATATTGCCGACAAAGTAGGCTTAACGATTGAACAGCTTCTTGAATTTGGTGCTTCTAAACGTAAAAAAACTGCACGTAAGTCTGTAGAGCCACGTTATCGCAGTAAAAGCAATCCGGAAGACACCTGGACTGGTCGCGGTAAACAGCCACGCTGGTTAGTTGCTGAATTAGAGAAAGGCGCAAAACTGGAAGATTTCGTGATCTAA
- the gspN gene encoding type II secretion system protein N — translation MSNKPKTLKWLIFAILAFFVFVILQVPAAWLISKFYKNNQVLHNVSGNIWQGSADWKKGNLRGSLNWQVRPLDLLLLRLGANIDLHSGNTQFSGVMGYGLNKTLTVKNLEGQLAPETLKKIADWQWPTNPIQFKELDFKYKKEQGFSHVDGQMQWSGGELIYTFAQRQERMNVPVLSGQLSDENGQLLLDVRDNRDQRMLNIKLDPTLMLDIQLTQRFLLNAPSYTGKAGLDTYVISTRQPLMGGFN, via the coding sequence ATGAGCAATAAGCCGAAAACATTAAAATGGTTGATATTTGCAATTCTAGCCTTTTTTGTCTTTGTGATTCTGCAAGTTCCTGCAGCTTGGTTAATTTCAAAATTTTATAAAAATAATCAGGTTTTACATAATGTAAGCGGGAATATCTGGCAGGGAAGTGCGGACTGGAAAAAAGGTAATCTTCGGGGAAGTCTGAACTGGCAGGTTCGTCCTTTGGACCTGTTGTTACTGAGATTAGGGGCGAATATTGATCTGCATAGCGGTAATACCCAGTTTTCGGGTGTGATGGGCTATGGTCTGAATAAAACTTTAACCGTCAAAAATCTTGAGGGACAGCTTGCACCTGAAACTTTAAAGAAGATTGCTGACTGGCAGTGGCCTACCAACCCGATTCAGTTTAAAGAACTCGATTTTAAATATAAAAAAGAGCAAGGCTTTAGTCATGTAGACGGTCAGATGCAATGGAGCGGTGGTGAACTGATTTACACGTTTGCTCAGCGTCAGGAGCGCATGAATGTACCGGTTCTGAGTGGTCAGTTATCCGATGAGAATGGGCAGCTGCTGCTGGATGTACGTGACAATCGTGATCAACGTATGTTGAATATTAAACTGGATCCAACCTTAATGCTGGATATTCAGCTGACACAACGCTTTTTACTTAATGCTCCTTCTTATACCGGTAAAGCTGGGCTGGATACTTATGTGATTAGTACCCGTCAGCCTTTGATGGGGGGCTTTAACTGA
- a CDS encoding type II secretion system protein N, translating to MASPLDYFKNIDLKQTERIAPILLFLLILYLCWKLAALFWLLVAPPQAMQIDQVELGSQQAQVPNISAFSLFQENTYAAKTAETANIVLQGVVVASPSYNSSAVLKINDQSDRYRVGEVLGNSGFTLAEVYWDRVILRKSSGATQEILFKGLENGLNQPIVPDISAASSNSMPPLHTESGMPEQPSPQSEINRAIQQMQENKDQYLQNMGVSAADGGYEVTSRTPAALRNRLGLRPGDRILSLNGQTLSQGQTEAQLLEQARREGQVKLEIKRGDQVMTIQQDLK from the coding sequence ATGGCAAGCCCACTCGATTATTTTAAAAACATTGATCTGAAACAGACAGAGCGTATTGCTCCAATTTTACTGTTTCTGCTGATTCTGTATCTATGCTGGAAATTGGCTGCTTTATTCTGGCTTCTGGTGGCTCCTCCACAAGCGATGCAGATTGATCAGGTAGAACTGGGGTCACAACAGGCTCAAGTGCCAAATATAAGTGCCTTTTCACTATTTCAGGAAAATACTTACGCAGCGAAAACTGCTGAAACTGCCAATATTGTCTTACAGGGGGTTGTGGTAGCGAGCCCAAGCTATAACTCTTCAGCAGTCTTGAAAATTAATGACCAGTCTGATCGTTATCGGGTCGGAGAGGTATTGGGGAATAGCGGTTTTACGCTGGCTGAAGTGTATTGGGACCGGGTGATTTTGCGTAAATCAAGCGGTGCTACCCAAGAAATCCTGTTTAAAGGGCTGGAAAATGGTTTAAACCAGCCGATTGTGCCGGATATCTCAGCAGCATCTTCAAATTCAATGCCTCCGCTGCATACGGAAAGTGGTATGCCTGAACAACCTTCACCACAGAGTGAAATCAATCGGGCCATCCAGCAGATGCAGGAAAATAAGGACCAGTACTTACAGAATATGGGGGTAAGTGCAGCAGATGGTGGTTATGAAGTCACTTCACGAACACCGGCTGCACTGCGTAATCGCTTGGGATTAAGACCGGGAGACCGGATTTTGTCTTTGAATGGTCAGACCCTGTCGCAGGGACAAACCGAAGCACAGTTACTGGAACAGGCTCGACGTGAAGGTCAGGTCAAACTCGAAATAAAACGTGGTGATCAGGTGATGACCATACAACAGGATTTGAAGTGA
- the gspD gene encoding type II secretion system secretin GspD has product MALFNNNRSAWAFCVAAPLVAMVSTASYAQTWKINLRDADLTAFINEVADITGKNFAVDPRVRGNVTVISNKPLNKNEVYDLFLGVLNVNGVVAIPSGNTIKLVPDSNVKSSGIPYDARHRATGDQIVTRVIWLENTNPNDLIPALRPLMPQFAHLAAVPGTNALIVSDRATNIYQLETIIRNLDGTGQNDIEAISLQSSQAEEMIELIDSMAATGAAKDLRGSRVRVIADVRTNRILIKGDPATRKRIRQIIETLDVPAADRLGGLKVFRLKYASAKNLSEILQGLVTGQAVNTGLDNSSSSSSSYNSTNNLNNNNTTSSNSSGASNIQLNTGMKTEQGGISSFNANGVSIIADATQNSLVVKADPQLMREIESAIGQLDVRRQQVLIEAAIIEVEGTDADQLGVQWALGDISSGIGLINFDNFGTSLKNIAAGYLTGGSAGAASTVGAGSSLVIGDYREGSDGSRRLYGAMIQALKETTKSNLLSTPSIVTMDNEEAYIVVGENVPFVTGSVSTGAAGVANPYTTIERKDVGVTLKVVPHIGEDGTVRLEVEQEVSDVKANKGQAQDLVTSKRAIKTSILAEHGQTIVLGGLISDNTSYGRQAVPGLGAIPGVGRLFRSEGKSNQKRNLLIFIHPTIVGDKNEVRKLAQQRYAQLYSLQLALDSDGNFAKLPESVEDVYQQRIPVSKTPLTNSSYQNVPSAPASTRSAVAVATPVAIEPGIQRQVVQPVQQVEKSRNTVTTTTLRPKS; this is encoded by the coding sequence ATGGCTTTATTTAATAATAATCGATCAGCATGGGCATTCTGTGTGGCCGCACCATTGGTTGCTATGGTCAGTACGGCAAGTTATGCGCAAACCTGGAAAATCAATCTCCGGGATGCAGACTTAACCGCCTTCATTAATGAAGTGGCAGATATTACCGGTAAAAATTTTGCGGTAGATCCACGGGTTCGAGGCAATGTCACGGTCATTTCCAACAAGCCACTGAATAAAAATGAAGTTTATGACCTGTTTTTAGGGGTCTTGAATGTCAATGGTGTGGTGGCCATCCCTTCAGGAAATACCATCAAGCTGGTACCAGACAGCAATGTCAAAAGCTCCGGGATTCCCTATGATGCCCGTCATCGTGCGACCGGTGACCAGATTGTCACTCGCGTGATCTGGCTGGAAAATACCAATCCAAATGACCTGATTCCAGCCCTGCGTCCGTTAATGCCACAGTTTGCCCATTTGGCTGCCGTTCCGGGCACCAATGCATTGATTGTGTCGGACCGGGCGACCAATATCTATCAGCTGGAAACCATCATCCGTAATCTGGATGGCACAGGTCAGAATGATATTGAAGCCATTAGTCTACAGTCTAGTCAGGCTGAAGAAATGATTGAGCTGATTGATTCAATGGCAGCAACAGGTGCAGCTAAAGATCTGCGTGGTTCACGGGTGCGGGTCATAGCAGATGTGCGTACCAACCGGATTCTGATTAAAGGGGATCCAGCAACGCGCAAGCGTATTCGTCAGATTATTGAAACGCTGGATGTGCCTGCAGCAGACCGTCTGGGTGGTTTAAAAGTCTTTCGTTTGAAATATGCCAGTGCCAAGAATCTTTCGGAAATTTTGCAGGGGTTAGTGACAGGGCAGGCAGTCAATACTGGTTTGGATAATTCTTCTTCCAGCTCATCTTCTTATAATTCGACTAATAACCTGAATAACAATAATACCACTAGCTCAAATAGCTCAGGTGCATCCAATATTCAGCTCAATACTGGCATGAAAACCGAGCAGGGCGGGATCAGCAGCTTTAATGCCAATGGCGTCAGCATTATTGCGGATGCCACGCAGAATTCTCTGGTGGTTAAAGCAGACCCGCAACTGATGCGTGAAATCGAATCTGCCATTGGTCAGTTAGATGTACGCCGTCAACAGGTTCTGATTGAAGCTGCAATTATTGAAGTAGAAGGGACAGATGCAGATCAGCTGGGTGTGCAATGGGCCTTAGGTGATATCAGCAGCGGAATTGGTCTGATCAATTTTGATAATTTTGGCACCAGCCTGAAAAATATTGCAGCAGGTTATCTGACTGGCGGTAGTGCAGGTGCGGCAAGTACTGTAGGTGCAGGCAGTTCACTGGTAATCGGTGATTATCGTGAAGGTAGTGATGGTTCACGCCGTTTATACGGCGCGATGATTCAGGCATTAAAAGAAACCACCAAGTCTAATCTGTTGTCTACACCATCCATTGTGACCATGGACAATGAAGAGGCTTACATCGTTGTCGGTGAAAACGTACCCTTTGTGACCGGTTCAGTTTCTACGGGAGCCGCAGGTGTTGCTAATCCTTATACCACTATTGAGCGTAAAGATGTCGGTGTAACCTTAAAAGTCGTACCGCACATTGGTGAAGATGGTACGGTACGTCTGGAAGTTGAGCAGGAAGTCTCAGATGTAAAAGCCAATAAAGGCCAAGCGCAAGATCTGGTCACCAGCAAACGTGCGATTAAAACCTCGATTCTGGCAGAACATGGACAAACGATCGTATTAGGTGGCTTGATTTCGGACAATACCAGTTATGGACGTCAGGCAGTACCGGGTCTAGGGGCAATTCCAGGGGTGGGACGTTTGTTCCGCTCAGAAGGTAAGTCTAATCAGAAACGTAACTTATTGATCTTTATCCATCCAACGATTGTGGGGGATAAAAATGAAGTACGTAAACTGGCTCAACAACGTTATGCTCAACTCTATAGCCTGCAATTGGCACTCGATTCAGACGGTAATTTTGCCAAGTTGCCGGAAAGTGTTGAAGATGTGTATCAGCAGCGTATTCCAGTTTCTAAGACACCACTGACGAATTCGTCCTACCAGAATGTTCCGAGTGCGCCAGCATCAACGCGATCAGCCGTAGCAGTTGCTACACCGGTGGCAATTGAGCCAGGGATTCAGCGACAAGTGGTGCAGCCCGTCCAGCAGGTTGAAAAAAGTAGAAATACCGTTACAACAACAACACTTAGACCCAAAAGCTAG
- a CDS encoding FHA domain-containing protein codes for MTWKIQAITDDLTGQEIAIDRDMLVGRHQTADIVLQAAEISRKHAAFLLKDDALWVQDLGSSNGTFVNDLRIEQETRLKQDDVVQFASLKFLVLEPVAPVAVAPEVEETAEQVVEEIETVEKTPAQQMNDQGIPELRERDASVNLTRDGMPTNVGIPKPAPIAEGVDLSSVKPEPAPIPVEQPVSRVEQEKEAQKNASIGLISLIVLIILAIIAWVLFK; via the coding sequence ATGACTTGGAAAATACAGGCAATTACCGATGATTTGACCGGACAGGAAATAGCGATTGACCGTGACATGCTGGTGGGGCGTCATCAGACAGCTGATATTGTGCTACAGGCTGCGGAAATCTCGCGTAAGCATGCTGCTTTTCTGCTAAAAGACGATGCTCTGTGGGTACAGGATCTAGGCTCATCTAACGGTACTTTCGTAAATGACCTGCGTATTGAGCAGGAAACGCGATTAAAACAGGACGATGTAGTCCAGTTTGCCAGCTTGAAATTTCTGGTTCTTGAACCTGTAGCACCTGTTGCGGTTGCGCCAGAAGTTGAAGAAACAGCAGAGCAAGTGGTTGAAGAAATCGAAACGGTCGAGAAAACCCCTGCCCAGCAGATGAATGATCAGGGTATTCCAGAATTGAGAGAGCGTGATGCTTCAGTCAACTTGACCCGTGATGGTATGCCGACCAATGTTGGTATTCCAAAACCTGCACCAATTGCTGAGGGTGTAGACCTGAGCTCGGTTAAGCCAGAACCCGCACCAATTCCGGTGGAACAGCCTGTTTCTCGTGTAGAGCAGGAAAAAGAAGCACAGAAAAATGCATCTATTGGACTGATTTCACTAATCGTTCTGATTATTTTGGCGATTATCGCCTGGGTGTTGTTTAAATAA
- the gph gene encoding phosphoglycolate phosphatase (PGP is an essential enzyme in the glycolate salvage pathway in higher organisms (photorespiration in plants). Phosphoglycolate results from the oxidase activity of RubisCO in the Calvin cycle when concentrations of carbon dioxide are low relative to oxygen. This enzyme is a member of the Haloacid Dehalogenase (HAD) superfamily of aspartate-nucleophile hydrolase enzymes (PF00702).): MSIAQLEQRKLILFDLDGTLVDSAHDLYRAMNMSLNVLQLPLVTEEQVRVWIGKGTSKFCESVLQHLVGEVLPAQHQELLTTFLEIYNADPCVDTKPFDGIIEFLEWGKANDKKLICVTNKPEEPARSILDILEMAKYFDDTIGGDRFAERKPDPRQLLHCVEHYGVTKEQVLMIGDSVNDIEAARRAGIDCIVVSYGYNHGENIADCDPQEIIDDLRELLA; the protein is encoded by the coding sequence ATGTCAATTGCACAACTGGAACAACGTAAGCTGATTTTATTCGATCTGGATGGCACCTTGGTGGATTCAGCCCATGATTTGTATCGGGCCATGAATATGAGCCTGAATGTCTTGCAGCTACCCCTGGTGACTGAGGAGCAGGTGCGAGTCTGGATTGGTAAAGGGACGTCCAAGTTCTGTGAAAGCGTACTCCAGCATCTGGTGGGAGAAGTACTACCTGCCCAACATCAGGAATTACTTACGACGTTCCTGGAAATTTATAATGCCGATCCTTGTGTAGATACCAAGCCATTTGATGGAATTATCGAGTTTCTGGAATGGGGTAAGGCTAACGATAAAAAACTGATCTGTGTGACCAATAAACCAGAAGAACCGGCACGCAGTATTCTGGATATTCTGGAAATGGCGAAATACTTTGATGACACCATTGGTGGTGATCGCTTTGCCGAGCGTAAGCCAGATCCGCGTCAGTTGTTGCATTGTGTGGAGCATTATGGCGTGACCAAAGAGCAGGTACTGATGATCGGGGACTCAGTCAATGACATCGAAGCTGCGCGCCGTGCGGGTATAGATTGTATTGTAGTCAGCTATGGCTATAATCATGGTGAAAATATAGCAGACTGTGATCCTCAAGAAATTATTGATGATCTACGTGAGTTGCTTGCTTAA
- the trpE gene encoding anthranilate synthase component I, whose product MTTSAQFQQLASQGYNLIPVYRQRLADTDTPLSIFARLKQHQQAYLFESVEGGENWARYSIIGLGESTVFSCNAGELTVQHPDGSIEKQHCADPFQYIRDFQAQFKVPTQAELPALPSFTGGLVGYFGYDSVRYIEPKLKNVPEADPVGLPDIWMMLSKTVIVFDNLKDTLFLIVHADAADQAAYEKAQQQLDELENILATPVSLKAEKHTAPHFESLTGHDNFIASIEKVKEYIRAGDVMQVVPGHRMVSDFDGEPLQVYRALRHLNPSPYLFLVQGQTLENNTPFHIVGSSPEILSRLENGIATVRPLAGTRPRGKTKEEDLALEKDLLSDEKEIAEHLMLIDLGRNDVGRVSKIGKVQVTDQMVIERYSHVMHIVSNVQGEVRDDVDALDVFKATFPAGTLSGAPKIRAMEIIDEVEPVKRGIFGGAVGYLGWHGEMDMSIAIRTCVIRENKVYVQAGAGLVADSNPESEWNETQIKARAVIKAVELSSNGLIL is encoded by the coding sequence ATGACAACTTCAGCTCAATTCCAGCAACTTGCATCTCAAGGCTACAACCTGATTCCTGTATACCGCCAGCGTCTGGCTGATACCGATACTCCTTTATCTATCTTTGCCCGTCTAAAACAGCACCAACAGGCTTATCTGTTCGAATCTGTGGAAGGGGGAGAAAACTGGGCGCGCTATTCAATTATCGGCCTGGGTGAATCGACTGTATTCTCCTGTAATGCGGGTGAACTGACTGTTCAGCATCCAGATGGCTCTATTGAAAAACAGCACTGTGCCGATCCATTCCAGTATATCCGTGACTTTCAGGCACAGTTTAAAGTACCGACCCAGGCAGAACTTCCAGCCTTACCAAGCTTTACCGGTGGTCTTGTCGGTTACTTTGGTTATGACTCAGTACGTTATATCGAACCTAAGCTAAAAAATGTGCCTGAAGCTGATCCGGTAGGCTTGCCAGATATCTGGATGATGCTGTCCAAAACCGTCATCGTATTCGATAATCTGAAAGATACCCTGTTCCTGATTGTCCATGCCGATGCAGCGGATCAGGCAGCTTATGAGAAAGCGCAGCAGCAGCTGGATGAGCTGGAAAATATTCTGGCAACACCAGTGAGCCTGAAAGCAGAAAAACATACAGCACCGCACTTTGAGTCTTTAACTGGACATGACAACTTTATTGCCTCTATTGAAAAGGTAAAAGAGTACATTCGTGCCGGAGATGTGATGCAGGTCGTGCCGGGTCATCGTATGGTTTCTGATTTCGATGGTGAGCCTTTACAGGTCTATCGCGCATTACGTCATCTTAATCCATCACCTTACCTGTTCCTCGTGCAAGGGCAGACCCTAGAAAATAATACGCCGTTCCATATTGTCGGCTCTTCACCGGAAATTCTTTCTCGTCTGGAAAATGGCATTGCGACTGTTCGTCCACTGGCGGGTACGCGTCCACGTGGCAAGACCAAAGAAGAAGATCTGGCACTGGAAAAAGATTTACTGTCTGATGAAAAAGAAATTGCCGAGCACTTAATGCTGATTGACTTAGGCCGAAATGATGTCGGTCGAGTATCCAAAATCGGTAAAGTGCAAGTCACTGATCAAATGGTGATCGAACGTTACTCGCATGTGATGCACATTGTGTCGAATGTACAAGGTGAAGTGCGGGATGATGTGGATGCGCTGGATGTTTTTAAGGCAACTTTCCCGGCTGGAACACTTTCTGGTGCACCAAAAATCCGTGCTATGGAAATTATTGACGAAGTTGAGCCAGTGAAACGCGGAATTTTTGGCGGCGCTGTTGGTTATTTAGGCTGGCATGGCGAAATGGACATGTCGATCGCGATTCGTACCTGCGTGATTCGTGAAAATAAGGTCTATGTTCAGGCGGGAGCAGGGCTGGTTGCGGACTCAAATCCTGAGTCAGAATGGAATGAAACCCAAATAAAAGCTCGTGCAGTGATCAAAGCGGTTGAATTATCATCAAACGGATTGATTTTGTGA
- the tuf gene encoding elongation factor Tu yields MAKAKFERNKPHVNVGTIGHVDHGKTTLTAAIATVCAKKFGGEAKDYAAIDSAPEEKARGITINTSHVEYDSPTRHYAHVDCPGHADYVKNMITGAAQMDGAILVCAATDGPMPQTREHILLSRQVGVPYIVVFLNKCDLVDDEELLELVEMEVRELLSTYDFPGDDTPVIRGSALAALNGEAGQYGEDAVVALVEALDSYIPEPERAIDQAFLMPIEDVFSISGRGTVVTGRVETGVIKVGEEVEIVGIKDTVKTTVTGVEMFRKLLDEGRAGENCGILLRGTKREDVQRGQVLAKPGSIKPHTKFDAEVYVLSKDEGGRHTPFLNGYRPQFYFRTTDVTGAISLKEGVEMVMPGDNVEMSVELIHPIAMDPGLRFAIREGGRTVGAGVVAKVTA; encoded by the coding sequence ATGGCTAAGGCTAAGTTTGAACGTAATAAGCCACACGTTAACGTGGGCACAATCGGTCACGTTGACCATGGTAAAACAACTTTAACAGCTGCGATTGCAACTGTATGTGCTAAAAAATTCGGTGGTGAAGCGAAAGACTACGCTGCAATCGACTCTGCACCAGAAGAAAAAGCACGTGGTATTACAATTAATACTTCACACGTAGAATACGATTCTCCAACTCGTCACTATGCTCACGTAGACTGCCCGGGCCACGCCGATTATGTTAAAAACATGATTACTGGTGCTGCTCAGATGGACGGTGCGATCCTTGTATGTGCTGCGACTGACGGTCCAATGCCACAAACTCGTGAACACATCCTGCTTTCTCGTCAGGTAGGTGTACCTTACATCGTTGTATTCTTGAACAAATGCGACCTTGTAGACGACGAAGAGCTTCTTGAACTGGTTGAAATGGAAGTTCGTGAACTTCTTTCTACTTACGACTTCCCAGGTGATGACACTCCTGTAATCCGTGGTTCAGCACTTGCTGCACTGAACGGTGAAGCTGGTCAATACGGTGAAGATGCAGTTGTAGCTCTTGTTGAAGCGCTTGACTCTTACATTCCAGAACCAGAACGTGCAATCGACCAAGCATTCTTGATGCCAATCGAAGACGTATTCTCAATTTCTGGTCGTGGTACAGTAGTAACTGGCCGTGTAGAAACTGGTGTCATCAAAGTTGGTGAAGAAGTTGAAATCGTGGGTATCAAAGACACAGTTAAGACTACTGTAACTGGCGTTGAAATGTTCCGTAAACTTCTTGACGAAGGCCGTGCTGGTGAGAACTGTGGTATCTTGCTTCGTGGTACTAAACGTGAAGACGTACAACGTGGTCAAGTACTTGCTAAACCAGGTTCTATCAAACCGCACACTAAATTCGATGCAGAAGTATACGTACTTTCTAAAGACGAAGGTGGTCGTCACACTCCATTCCTGAATGGTTACCGTCCACAGTTCTACTTCCGTACAACTGACGTAACTGGCGCGATTTCTTTGAAAGAAGGCGTTGAAATGGTTATGCCTGGTGACAACGTAGAAATGTCAGTAGAACTAATTCACCCAATCGCAATGGACCCAGGTCTACGTTTTGCGATCCGTGAGGGTGGTCGTACAGTTGGTGCTGGTGTAGTTGCTAAAGTAACTGCATAA
- the secE gene encoding preprotein translocase subunit SecE: protein MSNDKSRDALSEAAIPQRNNPAVDVSSGSPLDIVLWVIALILLVGAMMVNQYLPAYWAPANDIWVRVGVILACIVVAFGLLYATHQGKGFVRLLKDARIELRRVTWPTKQETVTTSWQVLAVVVIAAIVLWCFDYVLGWLMKFIIG, encoded by the coding sequence ATGTCGAATGATAAATCACGCGACGCATTAAGCGAAGCGGCAATTCCTCAAAGAAATAATCCTGCTGTAGATGTAAGTTCTGGTTCTCCATTAGACATTGTTCTATGGGTTATCGCCTTGATTTTATTGGTCGGTGCTATGATGGTAAACCAATATTTACCTGCATACTGGGCGCCTGCGAATGATATTTGGGTGCGCGTTGGGGTAATTTTGGCTTGTATCGTTGTGGCATTCGGTTTATTATACGCCACCCATCAAGGCAAAGGCTTTGTTCGTCTTCTTAAGGATGCACGAATCGAGTTACGTCGAGTGACCTGGCCTACCAAACAAGAGACTGTGACCACATCTTGGCAAGTCCTTGCTGTTGTAGTGATTGCAGCCATTGTTCTATGGTGCTTTGACTATGTTTTAGGCTGGTTAATGAAGTTTATTATCGGGTAA
- the nusG gene encoding transcription termination/antitermination protein NusG has translation MKRWYIIHAYSGYEKQVMRSLNDRIQRSAVADSFGEVLVPTEEVVEMKDGKKRKSERKFFPGYVLVEMEMNDDTWHIVKECPKVLGFIGGTAEKPAPITQKEADAILARVRNTGEAPRPKTMFEPGEELLVIDGPFTDFKGVVEEVLYDKSRLTLTINVFNRPTQVELEFRQVEKTV, from the coding sequence ATGAAACGTTGGTACATTATTCATGCCTATTCAGGTTATGAAAAACAAGTGATGCGTTCGCTTAATGATCGAATCCAGCGTAGCGCTGTTGCCGATAGCTTTGGTGAAGTCCTTGTTCCTACCGAAGAAGTGGTAGAAATGAAGGATGGCAAGAAGCGTAAATCAGAGCGTAAGTTCTTTCCTGGCTATGTATTAGTCGAAATGGAAATGAACGATGACACTTGGCACATCGTGAAAGAGTGTCCAAAAGTGCTTGGTTTTATTGGTGGTACGGCTGAAAAACCGGCTCCAATTACGCAAAAAGAAGCTGATGCAATTCTTGCACGTGTACGCAATACTGGTGAAGCACCGCGTCCTAAGACCATGTTTGAACCAGGTGAAGAATTACTCGTAATTGACGGTCCATTCACTGACTTTAAAGGTGTAGTGGAAGAAGTGCTTTACGACAAGTCACGCTTAACGCTGACGATTAACGTATTTAACCGACCAACTCAGGTTGAACTGGAATTTCGCCAAGTCGAAAAAACAGTTTAA
- the rplK gene encoding 50S ribosomal protein L11: protein MAKKIDGYIKLQVPAGKANPSPPIGPALGQRGVNIMAFCKEFNAATQKVEAGLPIPVVITVYNDKSFTFIMKTPPAAVLLKKAAGIQKGSSVPNKTKVGKLTRAQLEEIATTKEPDLTGADLDARVRTIAGSARSMGLEVEL, encoded by the coding sequence ATGGCTAAGAAGATTGACGGCTATATCAAGCTGCAAGTTCCAGCTGGTAAAGCGAATCCATCTCCACCGATTGGTCCTGCACTAGGTCAACGTGGTGTTAACATCATGGCATTCTGTAAAGAATTCAATGCTGCTACACAAAAAGTTGAAGCTGGTCTACCAATTCCAGTCGTGATCACTGTGTACAACGACAAGTCGTTCACATTCATCATGAAAACTCCACCTGCTGCTGTTCTTCTTAAGAAAGCTGCTGGTATCCAAAAGGGTTCTTCTGTACCTAACAAAACTAAAGTTGGTAAGTTGACTCGTGCTCAATTGGAAGAAATCGCGACTACTAAAGAACCAGACTTAACTGGTGCTGATTTAGACGCGCGTGTACGTACCATCGCTGGTTCTGCACGTTCTATGGGCTTGGAAGTGGAGCTATAA